The Equus przewalskii isolate Varuska unplaced genomic scaffold, EquPr2 ChrUn-10, whole genome shotgun sequence genome window below encodes:
- the C2CD4D gene encoding C2 calcium-dependent domain-containing protein 4D — protein sequence MWLLEKVGYRVGTAEPGAGWALSGLFPKRRAPGPAARACPNVLTPDRIPQFFIPPRLPDPGGAEPRAGRDSGGRGLPAACSLPHLAGREGWAFLPESPHTRRRESLFHSPPPAPTGGLPPAQSRLHFSTPDLRLCRAPDSDTASSPDSSPVGSPRPGSGEPRPPRPHSLSPEEASSADTSPYAPRRAGPPALPLFHLDFLCCQLQPTKDSVLRLGPRGGQLRLSAEYQAGPGRLRLRLVSAEGLSRSQAGPGSGGGGCCVVLRLRPRCRPRGQRSRVVKCSPNPIFNEDFFFDGLRPPDLAARTLRAKVLDRGEGFRRDVLLGKCEVPLMALLPLLGGELGSGASLAPAHLSL from the coding sequence ATGTGGCTCCTGGAGAAAGTTGGCTACAGGGTGGGGACCGCGGAGCCCGGGGCCGGGTGGGCGCTCTCTGGCCTGTTCCCTAAGCGCCGCGCCCCAGGCCCGGCTGCGCGCGCCTGCCCCAACGTCCTCACACCGGATCGCATCCCGCAGTTCTTCATTCCGCCTCGGCTCCCGGACCCAGGCGGCGCCGAGCCCCGGGCCGGGCGCGACTCGGGCGGGCGCGGCCTCCCCGCGGCCTGCTCGCTGCCGCACCTGGCGGGCCGCGAAGGCTGGGCCTTCCTGCCCGAGAGTCCGCACACGCGCCGGCGCGAGTCCCTGTTCCACTCGCCGCCGCCCGCCCCCACTGGGGGGCTTCCCCCGGCGCAGTCCCGGCTGCACTTCTCCACTCCGGACCTGCGCCTCTGCCGGGCCCCTGACAGCGACACGGCCTCGTCACCCGATTCGTCGCCCGTCGGCTCGCCGCGGCCAGGCTCCGGCGAGCCCCGGCCGCCCAGGCCGCACTCGCTGTCCCCGGAGGAGGCGAGCTCGGCCGACACCAGCCCGTACGCGCCGCGCCGCGCGGGGCCCCCAGCGCTGCCGCTATTCCACCTCGACTTCTTGTGCTGCCAGCTGCAGCCGACCAAGGACAGCGTGCTGCGCCTCGGGCCCCGGGGCGGGCAGCTGCGGCTCTCGGCCGAGTACCAGGCCGGGCCTGGGCGGCTGCGGCTGCGCCTAGTCAGCGCCGAGGGCCTGTCCCGGTCGCAGGCGGGCCCCGGGAGCGGCGGTGGCGGCTGCTGCGTGGTGCTGAGGCTGCGACCGCGCtgtcggccgcggggccagcggAGCCGCGTGGTCAAATGCAGCCCCAACCCCATCTTCAACGAGGACTTCTTCTTCGACGGGCTCCGCCCACCAGACCTGGCTGCCCGCACTCTGAGAGCCAAGGTGCTGGACAGGGGCGAAGGGTTCCGCAGGGACGTGCTGCTGGGCAAGTGCGAGGTGCCGCTGATGGCCCTGCTGCCTCTCTTGGGTGGGGAGCTAGGTTCAGGGGCCTCCCTGGCTCCTGCCCATCTCAGCCTGTAG